Part of the Ignavibacterium album JCM 16511 genome, AAAAGAACCATAAATAAAATGAAAAAACAAAAACCAAATACTTACAAACCAGATTGGACTCCAGAAAATGCTGGCGATGAGTTTGCTGTGCGTATTGTAAAGGGAACGCAAAGTTCAAGACCAAATTCAGGTTCAAGTGAAGTTAAACGCAAACATCTTTCAGTTGATGATTATGTTGATGGTGTCTTGAAATTCGACCGCAACATTCTTGCAAGAACGATTACTCTGATTGAAAGCAACAATCCAAATCATCACGATACTGCACAGGAAGTTTTAAAGAGGCTACTTCCCTACTCAGGTAAATCAATAAGAATTGGAATTACAGGAGTTCCCGGTGCGGGTAAAAGCACTTTGATTGAAACTCTGGGAATATACCTGATTGAACAGGGACACAAAGTTGCTGTACTTACTGTTGATCCAAGCAGTACAGTGACAAAAGGAAGTATTCTTGGCGATAAAACAAGAATGGAAAAACTTTCAAAAGAAGAAAATTGTTTCATTCGTCCTTCACCTTCCGGTGGTGAGCTTGGTGGTGTAGCAAGAAAAACCCGCGAAACAATTACAGTTGTTGAAGCAGCAGGATTCGATATCGTCTTAATTGAAACAGTTGGAGTTGGTCAAAGCGAAGTAACTGTTCGTTCTATGGTTGATTTCTTTTTACTTGTTTTGATTGCAGGAGCCGGAGATGAACTTCAGGGAATCAAGCGCGGTGTTATGGAATTATGTGATGCAATTTTCATAAACAAAGCTGATGGTGATAATGAAAAGCGGGCAATGATAGCACAGACCGATTATAGTAATGCGCTTCATTATCTTCAACCGGCAACAAAAGGATGGCAGCCCAAAGCATTCATTGGCTCTGCTTTGACCGGTAAAGGAATAATTGATTTATGGAATGTTATTTCAGAATTCAGCAAGCAAACTAAATCAATCGGAGTTTTTGATGAACGAAGAAAAAATCAGATTGTTGAATGGGCTTTTAAGATGGTTGAGAATAAACTTATCAGTGATTTCTATAACGATGATGCTATAAAAAAGATAATGCCTGAATTAAAAAACGAAGTCCTCAAAGGGCAACTTACTCCAACTTTAGCAGCGGAAAAACTTTTGAATATTTATAAAGCAAAAAAGGGTTCTTAGCGAACCCTTTATTAAATCAGATCAGCATAACTAAAACTCATCCATTCCTTCTTCGTCTTTTGGTCTTCTTTCTCTTTCACGATTGTTATTCGGACTCAATCTGTAAGATATCCCCAAATAAGCAATTCTTGACTCCATTTTTCTGTAAGATGAAGTTATAAAATTTTGTCCGATAGTTTCTGACTCCCATTTCCGTGTATTGAATAAATCGCTGACACGGAAAGTAAGAGAAAGCTGTCCATCAAGAAAATCTTTTTTCATCGCAATGTCAGTTGCAAATTGTTCTTTCATCTTACTCTGTCCCATTATAGTAGGAGCATTATAATTCAGGTTTATCTGAAAATTAAAATCCTTGCTTAACATAAAAGTATTGTTCATTTTAGCCAGCCAGCTATAATCTGAGTTTGAAATATTAAGACCTTCAAATTCATTTTTGAAGTATGTGAAACTTGTATTAGTTCTGAACCAATCAAACAAAGAAGAACTTAAAGTTAATTCCAATCCATAAGAAAGATTCTTTGCAAGGTTCCGCCAGGTGGTTTCTGTAATTCCATTATCATTAACAATTGTATAATTTGTAATCGCATCATTTGTATTACGGTAAAAGATCGATGATGTAAGCGCAGTCTTACCAAAAATTCTGGAGTAACCAAGTTCAATCGAATTTATATATTCTGGTTTAAGTTCAGGATTACCGTATGAAATATTAAGAGAGTCTGATCTGTCGACATACGGATTTAACTGACGATTGTTTGGTCTCTCAACTCTTCGGCTGTAACTAAGCTGAACTTCTTGCTGATCGGGTAAAGACTGAACAAGATGTACAGTTGGATAAATTGAAAAATAATCATTAGTAAAAGTTGAGCTTGTAAGATTTTCAGTTCCCTTTACATCTGCCTGTTCAGCTCTTATTCCAATCTGATACTGGAAGTCGCTAATCTTATTTGAATAAATTCCATAAACTGCATAAACATTTTCTTTATAATCAAAATCTGTTTTTCTTGTAATGTCATTCAACCAATTACCTGAATTATTATCGTAATTCAGATAATCATTTTTCGAGTTGAAATTTTTCAAAGTTACTTTGAAGCCGGTTTCAATTCTTCCAAGATCTTCAATAGGATTTATATAATTAGATTGAATTGTCCATTGCAGATTCTTATTATCTGATAATCCTTTCTGCAGAAGATTTTCAATAGGATTAAGACTGTTATCAAAATTTAACTGATTAAAGTTTTCATCTCTTTTCATTTTGAAATCACTAAGTATTACATCTGTTGTCAGTTCAGCACCTTTTGTATCAAATGTCCTTTTATAACTAAGAGTATATTGAAGAGCATTCATTCTTCTTTCAGCATTGCTGCTTCTTTCAAAGTATCTTGTTAATTGTGATTGTGAGTTCAGATTTGAAGTTTTAACAAGACTTTCAGTATCAAAACCAAATTTTCTGTAACGAAGAGAAAAAGTATAAGTATTGTAATTATCAGGAGTAATGTCTAAACCTGCCGTAAAGTTATGTCCGAAATGATTGAAAGTTCCATTGCTCAACTGATCAAGATAGGATAAAGTGTTGTTGATATTATTTGTACGATAAGAATTACCATTATTGTCTGCATTATGAATACGTGAATCAATCGAAGCGAAGAAGTTCACATTTGGAAGTTTGTAATTAAAATTTAAAGAACCATTGAATTTATCACCTGTTCCACCTGTGAGACTAATATTACCATTTAATCCACCATTAATTCTTTTCTTAAGTACTATATTTAAAATTCCACCTGTACCTTCAGGATCATATCTTGCAGAAGGATTAGTTACAAGTTCTATTGATTCAATCTGACTTGCAGGAATATTTGACAGAACATCACCGCTTCCCAATCCGAGTAGCTCACTAGGTTTGCCATCAATCAGAATTCTGATATTCTGATTTCCTCTGTAACTAACATTTCCATCGGCATCAACAGTAACAGATGGAATATTCTGAACAACATCAACTGCAGTTCCTCCAACATTCGTTAAGTCTTTTTCTACATTAATTACTTTCTTATCAAGATTGTTAATTATTACTTCCTTCTCACCTGTAACCACAACATTACTAAGTTCAATTGTCTTTTCATCAAGAGCAATAATTCCCAAATCGATTTCCGGTTTGTTAGGAGTAATTCGAATTGAATCTATAGTCTGATTATCATAACCAATGTAAGAAGCTCTGAGAAAATACATTCCCGGTCTCAAATTGCTTAAAGTGAATTTGCCCTCTCTATCAGTAATTGTTCCGTTTACCATCGAAGAATCTCTGTAACTGAACAGAACAACATTACAATATTCTATTATTTGGTTTGTTTGAGCATCAATAATCTTTCCGCTTAATTTTCCGTTAGATTGCATTCCCTGAAAATTTCCCTGACGATTTTGGGAAAAGATAAAATTAGTAAAAATAAGAAGTGTAAATAGCAAATATTTTTTGAACATAATCCTCTCTTAATTTATTGTGTTTGACAATAACATAAACACTAAGGTTTAACTTTTGATTCAATTTTACCTGAAATCAGATGTGAAAATACAAAAAATGATTCAAATTGAAGTGGTAATTAATCATAAAAAAAGCAGTTCACCTTTTCAAATGAACTGCCCTTCAAGAGATAATAAAACTTAATTGGAAATTTTTATTTCTACTCTTCTGTTGAATGCTCTGTTAATATCGTTGTCATTTGAGCGAACAGGTTGTTTTTCCCCAAACCAGCTTTTACTTATTCTGTTTGGATTAACACCTTTACTAATCAGATAATTATATACAGTTTCAACTCTCCTTTGCGAAAGCTTTTCATTATACTCGTCCGAACCAAAACTATCTGTATGACCTGAAATTCTAACCTGAACATCTTTAAATTCATTTAATGTCTTTACTGCCTGATCAAGTATAGGATATGATTCAGGTCTTAAAGAATATTTGTCAAAATCAAAATGAACATTGAAGAATAAAGGTTCTTTAACCTTTATGGTATCTTTCTGATATCTGATTACTTCGTACGGTTCTCTAATGATGACAGAATCACGATAATAAATTTCACGCAAACCTTCCGGACATTTATCACACAAGTCGGACAATTCACCTTTTGAAAAATACCACAGTAATCCTACATCAAATCTTCCGTATGTATCTCCGTTTCCACCAAAGAAACCTTTAAAGTTTTCATTTACTCTGTCATTACCATCTATTTTATTATTTGACGAGGTGTGATAAACTGCTTCTGTTTTAAGAGCAAAAGATTCTGATAATCCCCACCTTACACCAACACCAAAATTTGCCTGATAACCGAAAAAGTCATCATCAAGATCCGGGTTGAAAGATTTTTCATTTTTAAAGAATGTAACTCCGCCACCGAATAATAGATATGGTGAAACTGAACGACAAGGAAGAAATTCATAAATAACATCCAGATTTGAGCTGAACTGATCAAGAAAATGAGATTGAACCTGATCGCCGGGGAATCTGTAATAATTTGATTCAAGTCTCAGATAATTATTTAATAAACGTAGACTGACTTGTTCATTAAAAAAATATTCAATTGAAAAATATCCGCCAAAATTTTCATTGCCTGAAAAATCAGTTCCACTTACACTAAAAAATCTTGGATATGTTGCACCAATACCAAAAGCCCATTTATCCGAGTATGTTTGAGAATAAGACAACTGAATATTAATGAGCAAAATTCCGATAATAAAATATAGTTTTTTCATAAGTCCTCATCATTTTTTAATATTATGAGGCAAAGTAAATGCCATAAGTCTTCTGGTGGATTCTAACAATATGAATGGAGAATATTTTTCTTTTCACAAATATTTTTGAAGTTAGCTGAATAATAAACTAATTTTGTCAAAAGGGAATTTTAATAATCAGGTTGTTGCTATGAAAAAAAATAAAATTAATTTCTTTTTAACAGTTTTCACCTCAGTTTTTCTGTTTTTTTTAACCTCCGCCAACGGACAAATTAAGAATGAAGCCTACTACAAAAAAATCAGCGATCAAAAATTTATAACAAATAAATTCTTACTTTCTGTTGAAGGTGGATTCACACAAGGTTTTACTGATTATAAAAAACAAGTCTCCAGTTCTGTTTTCAGATTTGGTACCGAATATAATTTTCATCCTGTAAGCGGGATGAATCTCGGATTTGGTTTACGAACTGGTATTGGCAATATTGATGGAGAAGATAACCGGCAAAGAATTTCAACAAATGATGGACTGAGAAATATTCCGGAAAAAATATCAACAAGGTTTTTTGAAATTGGTGTTGTTGGAAATATAGGATTTGATTTATTTGAAATCGTAAGTCCTTATCTGATGTTCAGTGCATCTTATTTTAATTTTGATCCACAGCTTGAAAACGGAACTAATGCTCCTTTTAGCAGAGATGGAAAGTATGAAAGAATCATTTCGAATTTGGGTGTTGGCGGAGGATTTCGTTACAATATCAGCAATGCCATATCACTTTATGTTCAGGGGGAATATTTCCTTCCCAATACAGATTACCTTGAAGATGTATCAGCATCAAAAAGTAAAGACAACTATATGTCCATTACATTCGGATTTTCATATAACCTTTTAGCCAAAAGAGATTCTGATGGTGATGGAATCCCTGATGATGTTGACCAATGCATAAAAGCACCTGAAACTTTTAACGGATATAAGGATGAAGATGGATGTCCTGAATTTGACAGCGATGGCGATGGAATTATTGATGACCTTGACGATTGTATCGGAATACCAGAAGACTTTAACGGAATTAAAGACAATGATGGTTGCCCTGATGCAGACAGAGATGCTGACGGTATTCCGGATTACCTCGATAAATGTCCTGATGAAGCAGAAGATTTAGATGGCTTTCAGGATCAGGATGGATGCCCGGACCTGGATAATGACAAAGATGGAATTCCGGACAAACTTGATGAATGCCCCGATGAAGCTGAAACAATAAACGGATATCTTGATGAAGACGGCTGCCCTGATGAAGTTGAAGTCGGAATTACAATCGACGAGATGGTTCTAAGTGCTGACGATTTATTCCAAACAAATTCCGCTAAGTTAAAAGAAAGCGCTGCTGCCCAGTTAAATGATTTAGTAAAATTCTTAAAAGGTAGACCTAATACTCGCTGGAGAATTGAAGGGCATATGGATAGTCAGGGAACTGCTTCTTTCATAAAAAAATTGTCATACGACAGAGCTAAAGCAGTCTATGACTTTCTTGTTTCAAAAGGTTTGGACCCACAGAGGTTTGAAATTTATGGTTTGGCTGACAATTTCCCTATTGCAAATAATCTTACAGAAGAAGGAAGAAAACAGAATCGCCGGATAAGAATTGTTTTGCAGAAGTGAGAAAAAACTTTATGATTATTTAACAATTGGGGAATTTTCTTCAGGTAAATTTTTCCTGAATACAATTTATCTGCTGAATTCGCCGGATTTTTAAGCAATACCTTATGGTATAATTTTTCCTAGATTTTTCGAAAATCAGGTATGAAAATGATTTCAGCTGAAAAAATTAAAATAGCAGATTTCCGGACTTCTGAAGAAATCAGTAAGAATTCTGCAAAGTATTTGAGAAGAAAAAAAGCACTAAAGATAAGTATGATTAAAACCTATCTTTCAGTGCTTTACTTTTTTGTGTTGGTTGGTTTGACTCTTTATTTATTCGTTAAGTGAGTACCAATTAAACTAATTTCTTGATAACTTTTGCAGGCACTCCGGCAACTACAGTATTTGGTGGAACATCCTTGGTTACCACTGCACCTGCGCCAACAATCGCATTCTCACCTATAGTTACTCCACATAAAATCGTAGCCGAGGAACCAATTGAAGCACCATTCTTAACAAAAGTTTCCTCAAGTTTCCAGTCAGCTTCTGTTTGGAGTGAACCATCGGGATTTACTGCTCGCGGAATTCTATCGTTGATGAAAGTAACATTGTGTCCAACAAAAACTCCGTCACCAATGTGGACTCCTTCACAAATAAAAGTATGCGAAGAAATCTTACAGTTCTTTCCAATCGTGGCATTCTTCTGTATTTCAACGAAAGTTCCGATTTTGGTATTATCACCTATAGTGCAGCCGTAAAGATTAACGAAGTCAAATATTTTAACATTTTCCCCAAGTTTTACATTATTGATATTTTTTTTCTCCACAGGAATTACCTCACAATATTTTTTAAGCTGAAATCAAATCAGCCAATTCAATAATTTGGCCCATATTTTTTATTGATCTGTCACTTGCCTCAAGAATTTTTACCACTTCGAGGCCATCATATCCACTGGTTTTAGGCAAGCGGTTTTCTTTTATCGCATCAAGACATTCTCTTGCAGCAAGCGAAAGTGCTTCCACCTGAATTACTTTTGGTGAATACATATCACCGATTCTGTATTGAACAAGTGCTTCATGAATTTTTTCGGTCGATTTAATATCAATACCACTGTCATAAACTTTAATCTTTTCCATATTTTCCATATCATCATATACAACCATTTTCTTATCACCGCCAACAATCATTCTTCTGATTTTAACAGGAGAAGTCCAGTTAACATGAAAATGAGCAAAACAGTTATTCTCAAAGTAAACACAAATATGCGCAAGATTTTCCATCCCATTAAAATTAGCAATTCCGGTTGCTGTGATTGATTTTGGTTTTTGATTCATAAGGTGAAGCATTATTGAAAGATCGTGTGGTGCAAGGTCCCAAACAACATTCACATCTTTCTGAAACAAGCCGAGATTAATTCTCTCAGAATCAAAATAAAGAATATTTCCAAGTTCACCTTTATCAACAAGTTCCTTTAGTTTTATCACTGCACCGTTATAAATGAATGTATGATCAACAAAGATATTCAGATTTTTTCTCTCGGCAGTTTCAATAAGGTCTATAGCTTCATTAACAGATGCTGTAAATGGTTTTTCAACCCAAATATGTTTTCCGTTTTCAAGTGCTGTTTTTGCTAGTGGGTAGTGAGTAGCTACCGGTGTAGCTATAACAACTAAATCGGTATCCCCTTTTAATATCTGATCATAATCCTCAGTAAATTCAGCATTTGGAAACTTTAGTTTGTTTGATTTGATTCGACTTGGATTCAGATCACAACCTGTAACTTTTGTTACATCAGGTTGAGCTAAAAAATTTCTTAAAAGATTTGGACCCCAATAACCAAGTCCGATTATACCAACTTTCATAAAAAACCTTTCTTTTATCTGGCTCCTCTTGAAAAGAGCATTACAGGAATTGTTTGAAAAATTAATTGTAAGTCAAGCCAGGGTGACATATTGTTTATATAATATATATCCATAACAACACTATCATCAAAAGAAACCTGACTTCTTCCCCAAACCTGCCAAACACCTGTACAACCGGGCATTACATTAACTCTTCTTTTCTGCCATTCAGTGTAATTTTCAAATTCGTAAGGAAGACAAGGACGAGGACCAACCAAACTCATATCTCCTTTGATTACATTGATAAGCTGCGGTAATTCATCCAAAGAAGTTTTTCTTATAAATCTGCCAATCCAGGTAATTCTATCTTCATTAACTACTTTCAAATCCTTGCCGCCTGTCTGACCTTTCTTCATAAACTCAATCATTTTTTTCTTGCGTTCTTCATCTTCTCCATCAACAGGTCTCATTGATCTGAATTTATAAAAATCGAACTCTCTTCCATAAAGTCCAATTCTTTTTTGCTTGTAAAGAACTGGTCCCGGTGAAGATAACTTTACAAGAACAGCAATTGTTATCATTACCGGTGAAAGAAGTATCAATCCAATTATTGCAAAAGCAATATCGAAAAATCGCTTTAATGTGAGAGTAAAAGAATCATTGTATTTAGGGTCCACTGATATAACAGGAATATCAATATACTTTTCAGTTTTAATCCTTTCAGAGATAACATCAAATATTTCAGAAGTAATGCTGACTTTAACACCAAGAGTTTTGCAATAATCTATCGTACTGAAAACTTTATTATAATCCTCATCTTCATCCATTGCAACAATAAGTTCATCTATTTTTAATTCTTTAATCAGATAAGGTAGATTGGAAAGATGGCCAAAATTTCTTAAATCATTTATGATGAACTCTCCAATTTTTTTCTGATCATTTACAAAACCTACTACATTCAAACCGATTGGATTTTCATAGATAAGTTTTGTTGCCAGAAGTTTACCGGCTTCTCCGTCACCTACAATGAGAACATTCTTTTTCAAACCAGCTTTACTTAATTCAATATAGAATTGCCTCAAAAGAAATACTCTGATTGAAATAAATAAAGGAATACTGATAAGCAAAAACATGAATATCAATAATCTGGAATCTGTTAAGCTATAGAAATCCAGAGCCATCGAAAAAAGTACGATTGTAAGAGCGCTGAAATAAACAGCTTTCAGTAATGCGGCAAAATGATTCGTCCTTTTCAGAATCACATCAATCATATATAAGCCGTTGTACTGAAAAACGAGAATTATGAATGAAACCACCAGGAAGATTAGAGGAATTACAAAAGGATGATTTGAATAAAACTCAATAATTGATTTTGAGAAATCATTTCGTAAAAAATATACTGAAAGAAAGAATGAAAAAGTTAATATGATTGTATCAACTATCGAATAAACACCCTTGTAATTAAGTAATTTTTGCATAAGTGGAATTTTGTTTATTAAAAAATGCCCTCACTGAGTTTTGATGTTTGCCACTATCGTGCCACTAAAGTACTACTATTTGTTCATTTTTTAGCAATTTTTCTATAAAATCGGTTTCAAACTGAGATTATAGAAATATCAATAACCGTTTGAGACAATTATCAGTTTTTTAAGAAAAATTCTTTAATGCTGTCAGCCACATATTTAATCTGTTCATCGGTTAATTCCGGAAACATTGGCAGAGATAAACCGGTGAATGCCAGCTTTTCCGTTTCAGGAAAATCTCCCTCTTTATAACCTAAATCTCTGAAGCATTCCTGAAGATGAAGAGGAACAGGATAATGTAAACCTGTAGCAATTCCTTTTTCCTGCAGATAATCTTTTAATTTATCTCTCACCTCAGAATTTTTCTTCACATCCAATGTTGGCTGAACCTGAATTACATATAAGTGGTAAACATGCTTTGCATAACTCATTTCGGTTGGAAGTTTAATTTTATCAAAGTTCCCTAGATGTTCTCGATATTTCTTTGCAACATTCCTTCTTCCTTCGGTCCAGTGAGATAAGTATTTAAGTTTTACACCAAGAACTGCACCCTGAATGCCTTCCATTCTGTAATTATGTCCATAAGTCTGATGATAATATTTTTTCGATTGACCATGTTCCCTAAGCTTTAGAAAATAATCTGCAAGCTCATCGTCATTAGTACAGATTGCACCAGCTTCACCATAAGCCCCAAGATTTTTACCGGGATAAAAACTAAAAGAAGCAGCTTCCGAAAGTCCGCCGGTTTTCTTTCCTTTATATTCAGCTAAATGAGATTGTGCACAATCTTCAACAAGGTGAATATTTTTTGCTTTTGAAATTTCTCTTAATGGATCCATATCTGCCGGCTGACCATAAAGATGAACTGCAACGATTGCCTTAGTTCTTGAAGTGATAGCTGCTTCAACTTTATTCGGATCGATATTATAACTCTCAGGATCACAGTCAACAAAAACAGGTTTTGCACCACACAAAGTTGCACCCCACGCAGTTGCTATGAATGTATTTGCGGGAATAATTACTTCATCGCCTGGTTTCAGACCTAATGCCCAAAGAGCAAGGTGATTTCCATCAGTGCCTGAACTTAATCCGACACAATGTTTAACATCATGTGCTCTCGCAAATTCTTTTTCAAAATTCTTAACTGAATTCCCAAGTATGTAAGCTGTGTTATCCAAAACTTCTTGGATTGCTTCATTTACTTCATTTTTAATACTATTGTACTGAGCTTTTAAATCCAGAAAAGGTACTTGCATTTTTTTCTCCTCAATGATTGAAATATGAAAATGAATTATCTTTTTAATCAAATACTATGCTAAAGTAAATATACTGTATTATTAGTTCAAATAAGTGAATTTATGTTGTGGACAAATTGCAAATATTTAACAAGTTTGACACATATTTTTATATTATTCTCATTTTAATAATTTTTGATTTAAGTTTTAGGAAATACTCAATAAAACATAGGCACAATAATTGGGCAAATCATTCAACAAATCGAGTTTCATCTCAGAAAGTTTTATGAAAAATTTATTTTTAGTTTTTATAGTACTAATAGTAGTTAACACAAATTCTTATGGTCAGATACTGAATCCCGGTGATGGGGTTAGAATTATTTTCTACAACATCAATGATAATATATCCGGAGATTATTACATTCAGCAGGATGGTTTATTGCAATTACCTTTCATTGGAAACATTGATACGAGAAACCGTGATTTTAAATTCATTAAGAATCAGATTGTTAGTAAATATGATTCGC contains:
- the meaB gene encoding methylmalonyl Co-A mutase-associated GTPase MeaB, whose product is MKKQKPNTYKPDWTPENAGDEFAVRIVKGTQSSRPNSGSSEVKRKHLSVDDYVDGVLKFDRNILARTITLIESNNPNHHDTAQEVLKRLLPYSGKSIRIGITGVPGAGKSTLIETLGIYLIEQGHKVAVLTVDPSSTVTKGSILGDKTRMEKLSKEENCFIRPSPSGGELGGVARKTRETITVVEAAGFDIVLIETVGVGQSEVTVRSMVDFFLLVLIAGAGDELQGIKRGVMELCDAIFINKADGDNEKRAMIAQTDYSNALHYLQPATKGWQPKAFIGSALTGKGIIDLWNVISEFSKQTKSIGVFDERRKNQIVEWAFKMVENKLISDFYNDDAIKKIMPELKNEVLKGQLTPTLAAEKLLNIYKAKKGS
- a CDS encoding TonB-dependent receptor domain-containing protein; protein product: MFKKYLLFTLLIFTNFIFSQNRQGNFQGMQSNGKLSGKIIDAQTNQIIEYCNVVLFSYRDSSMVNGTITDREGKFTLSNLRPGMYFLRASYIGYDNQTIDSIRITPNKPEIDLGIIALDEKTIELSNVVVTGEKEVIINNLDKKVINVEKDLTNVGGTAVDVVQNIPSVTVDADGNVSYRGNQNIRILIDGKPSELLGLGSGDVLSNIPASQIESIELVTNPSARYDPEGTGGILNIVLKKRINGGLNGNISLTGGTGDKFNGSLNFNYKLPNVNFFASIDSRIHNADNNGNSYRTNNINNTLSYLDQLSNGTFNHFGHNFTAGLDITPDNYNTYTFSLRYRKFGFDTESLVKTSNLNSQSQLTRYFERSSNAERRMNALQYTLSYKRTFDTKGAELTTDVILSDFKMKRDENFNQLNFDNSLNPIENLLQKGLSDNKNLQWTIQSNYINPIEDLGRIETGFKVTLKNFNSKNDYLNYDNNSGNWLNDITRKTDFDYKENVYAVYGIYSNKISDFQYQIGIRAEQADVKGTENLTSSTFTNDYFSIYPTVHLVQSLPDQQEVQLSYSRRVERPNNRQLNPYVDRSDSLNISYGNPELKPEYINSIELGYSRIFGKTALTSSIFYRNTNDAITNYTIVNDNGITETTWRNLAKNLSYGLELTLSSSLFDWFRTNTSFTYFKNEFEGLNISNSDYSWLAKMNNTFMLSKDFNFQINLNYNAPTIMGQSKMKEQFATDIAMKKDFLDGQLSLTFRVSDLFNTRKWESETIGQNFITSSYRKMESRIAYLGISYRLSPNNNRERERRPKDEEGMDEF
- a CDS encoding OmpA family protein — translated: MKKLYFIIGILLINIQLSYSQTYSDKWAFGIGATYPRFFSVSGTDFSGNENFGGYFSIEYFFNEQVSLRLLNNYLRLESNYYRFPGDQVQSHFLDQFSSNLDVIYEFLPCRSVSPYLLFGGGVTFFKNEKSFNPDLDDDFFGYQANFGVGVRWGLSESFALKTEAVYHTSSNNKIDGNDRVNENFKGFFGGNGDTYGRFDVGLLWYFSKGELSDLCDKCPEGLREIYYRDSVIIREPYEVIRYQKDTIKVKEPLFFNVHFDFDKYSLRPESYPILDQAVKTLNEFKDVQVRISGHTDSFGSDEYNEKLSQRRVETVYNYLISKGVNPNRISKSWFGEKQPVRSNDNDINRAFNRRVEIKISN
- a CDS encoding OmpA family protein, translating into MKKNKINFFLTVFTSVFLFFLTSANGQIKNEAYYKKISDQKFITNKFLLSVEGGFTQGFTDYKKQVSSSVFRFGTEYNFHPVSGMNLGFGLRTGIGNIDGEDNRQRISTNDGLRNIPEKISTRFFEIGVVGNIGFDLFEIVSPYLMFSASYFNFDPQLENGTNAPFSRDGKYERIISNLGVGGGFRYNISNAISLYVQGEYFLPNTDYLEDVSASKSKDNYMSITFGFSYNLLAKRDSDGDGIPDDVDQCIKAPETFNGYKDEDGCPEFDSDGDGIIDDLDDCIGIPEDFNGIKDNDGCPDADRDADGIPDYLDKCPDEAEDLDGFQDQDGCPDLDNDKDGIPDKLDECPDEAETINGYLDEDGCPDEVEVGITIDEMVLSADDLFQTNSAKLKESAAAQLNDLVKFLKGRPNTRWRIEGHMDSQGTASFIKKLSYDRAKAVYDFLVSKGLDPQRFEIYGLADNFPIANNLTEEGRKQNRRIRIVLQK
- a CDS encoding acyltransferase, whose translation is MEKKNINNVKLGENVKIFDFVNLYGCTIGDNTKIGTFVEIQKNATIGKNCKISSHTFICEGVHIGDGVFVGHNVTFINDRIPRAVNPDGSLQTEADWKLEETFVKNGASIGSSATILCGVTIGENAIVGAGAVVTKDVPPNTVVAGVPAKVIKKLV
- a CDS encoding Gfo/Idh/MocA family protein produces the protein MKVGIIGLGYWGPNLLRNFLAQPDVTKVTGCDLNPSRIKSNKLKFPNAEFTEDYDQILKGDTDLVVIATPVATHYPLAKTALENGKHIWVEKPFTASVNEAIDLIETAERKNLNIFVDHTFIYNGAVIKLKELVDKGELGNILYFDSERINLGLFQKDVNVVWDLAPHDLSIMLHLMNQKPKSITATGIANFNGMENLAHICVYFENNCFAHFHVNWTSPVKIRRMIVGGDKKMVVYDDMENMEKIKVYDSGIDIKSTEKIHEALVQYRIGDMYSPKVIQVEALSLAARECLDAIKENRLPKTSGYDGLEVVKILEASDRSIKNMGQIIELADLISA
- a CDS encoding sugar transferase, with protein sequence MQKLLNYKGVYSIVDTIILTFSFFLSVYFLRNDFSKSIIEFYSNHPFVIPLIFLVVSFIILVFQYNGLYMIDVILKRTNHFAALLKAVYFSALTIVLFSMALDFYSLTDSRLLIFMFLLISIPLFISIRVFLLRQFYIELSKAGLKKNVLIVGDGEAGKLLATKLIYENPIGLNVVGFVNDQKKIGEFIINDLRNFGHLSNLPYLIKELKIDELIVAMDEDEDYNKVFSTIDYCKTLGVKVSITSEIFDVISERIKTEKYIDIPVISVDPKYNDSFTLTLKRFFDIAFAIIGLILLSPVMITIAVLVKLSSPGPVLYKQKRIGLYGREFDFYKFRSMRPVDGEDEERKKKMIEFMKKGQTGGKDLKVVNEDRITWIGRFIRKTSLDELPQLINVIKGDMSLVGPRPCLPYEFENYTEWQKRRVNVMPGCTGVWQVWGRSQVSFDDSVVMDIYYINNMSPWLDLQLIFQTIPVMLFSRGAR
- a CDS encoding DegT/DnrJ/EryC1/StrS family aminotransferase, with the translated sequence MQVPFLDLKAQYNSIKNEVNEAIQEVLDNTAYILGNSVKNFEKEFARAHDVKHCVGLSSGTDGNHLALWALGLKPGDEVIIPANTFIATAWGATLCGAKPVFVDCDPESYNIDPNKVEAAITSRTKAIVAVHLYGQPADMDPLREISKAKNIHLVEDCAQSHLAEYKGKKTGGLSEAASFSFYPGKNLGAYGEAGAICTNDDELADYFLKLREHGQSKKYYHQTYGHNYRMEGIQGAVLGVKLKYLSHWTEGRRNVAKKYREHLGNFDKIKLPTEMSYAKHVYHLYVIQVQPTLDVKKNSEVRDKLKDYLQEKGIATGLHYPVPLHLQECFRDLGYKEGDFPETEKLAFTGLSLPMFPELTDEQIKYVADSIKEFFLKN